The Crassaminicella indica genomic interval ATAAGCAGTTCCTCTAGCAACATATGTTGCTCCTGCAGCAGCTGCTAATTCTGGAATATTAAATGGTCTATCTATATTTCCATAAGGAGCTGTAGTACCTAATTCTCCAGTAGGAGTTGTTGGAGAATATTGACCTCCTGTCATTCCGTAAATATTATTATTGAAAACGATTGTCGTAATGTTAATATTTCTTCTACAAGCATGGATTAAATGATTTCCTCCGATTGCTGTTGCATCACCATCACCAGTGATTACAATCACTTCTAATTCTGGTCTAGCTAACTTTACTCCTGTTGCAAAAGCTAAAGCTCTACCATGTGTAGTGTGAAGCGTATTAAAATCCATATATCCAGGTGCTCTTGAAGAACAACCAATACCAGATACAATACATACTTTATCCTTATCTAAACCTAAATTTTCTATTGCT includes:
- a CDS encoding 2-oxoacid:ferredoxin oxidoreductase subunit beta, giving the protein MDKLPHIWCPGCGHGILMRSIAQAIENLGLDKDKVCIVSGIGCSSRAPGYMDFNTLHTTHGRALAFATGVKLARPELEVIVITGDGDATAIGGNHLIHACRRNINITTIVFNNNIYGMTGGQYSPTTPTGELGTTAPYGNIDRPFNIPELAAAAGATYVARGTAYHANQLIKLVEKGIQNKGFSLIEGVSVCPTYYGRKNKKGSAVDIMKWQKDHAVDVKVAEKLSPEQLEGKFLIGEFKNATAPEYTEEYQKIIDRFTKER